GAGACACACACCCTTCAAGCACCCACAAAAGGTTAACTACTCCATTCATGAGGATACAAACCCTTAATCAAGGGCTTTTAATCCATGATAGATCCTTGTGGTCCCTTAAGGGCCCCTTGAGGCTTCACCACAACTTGAATTAAATGCACTTAGACTTTAgattagtaattaattgatccaataaaattttaaattcacgtcaattttttatttaattcttggATCTAAGATGAATTAatctcaaaattgaaatatttaattagtccagTTAATTAACACTTTGGTTTTctaatgattaatttaaactcaGTTAAATTAATCCTCTATCTCTTCAGAAATTAATTCCCATCCGAATTAATTctccaattaattttctagCATGTCGTAGTATTTTGTGTGTATCCTTTATATGTCCATCTTCAGTTAGACTTGAGCTTGTatcatatatacaatttaGTCTGGCAACTAACTTcctctaaattaattgaatcatATTCAAGTAATCACTCTTGATAAACTCATTAATCCAAAAGTACCCATTATCATGGTTGATCGTCTAGGAACTATCGATGGCAAGAATAGGTGAAGTTCATGCTAACCGTTACCTGCACATATCGTACAAATACAACTCTTCCATTGAGCTATACCCTGATTACAGTTTAGTGcaagaaattttaaatcaattccCATACTTGACTTCGATAACTGTGTATCGACTCTTGACTGTGTTTCTCAATAATCAATATAGGAAACTATTTTACTATTTGATCAACAGTAGTGGCCACAAACTTCTAGAGATTAACATAGTCCAGAGGATATTGGAGATTGTCATCATCTCTTGGTGGGTGATGAATTCCTTCTTGGAACACACCAACCTCCATGTATATTCTGACTATATTGGTGCAGTACTTATCGGCTTCCATGCAATATTGTGGTCACAATAGCCAGGATAATATACAACCACCCCATACACAAAGATAATGTGGCTCCTTAGGTCGGAGGACTAATTTTCATACTATCACAACTAAGGAGTTTTAATCATACTCCAGTGTGTCAATTTAGTGAACTTGACAACTCACTTGTCAAGGACCCACTAAAGTATAGACGCCACACGTCCATCGTTGATGAAAACGCGAAACCCAATTGTTGTTCTTCAGGAATCTTTTCAATACGGAGAAAAAGCCCTGCAAGGGATGTGAAGCCCTTCTCATCACCCAGTGGATCAAGGAGGTAATCCGTTTATTGAATCCATTCCAAATGATGTGCTAATCACAAGGCCTACTTATTCTCCTAATGCAACCCGGCGTTGTAGGGGAGATCTCAAGATATGCTCCTCCAAGTATTAAAGGTTCAGGGTGGACCCTGGTTCCAGTTTTGGAAGGGTCATTGTCGTCGCCGTTTCGGCAAGGCGGGTGAGAAGAAACGTTTTGGTATGACGATCTTCCACACTCTCCCTATCGACGCGACTGCGCTGATGACACTCCAGAAGCCAGAGCGAATGCTTTCAGTAGCAAGTTTATTGTATCATCCTAGGGTTCATTTACCCACAGATGGTTATGATAATCCTGTTTGTCCTCTGAAGGAAGGTTTAGATGGGTTTAACTGGTTGATGGATCTCCTAATTCCTCCAGCTCAACAGCTGTGGTGGGATTACATGTCAACTAGGCCTGAAGCCGAACCTCATCACATAAATGCATCATTTTGTGCAGGTTTCTACAGAACTACTCAATGCCCATTCTTGAGggttctcgacttggaatattttagACCAACCCTCGATAGTTGATTTTATAGTCCCCGTTAAATGCGCGACCCAACTTTATTGGTTTAACTGGACTATGGGGTTTGTCCGTAAAATgcagtaataaaatataatataacacgACCAAGATGACAAAAGAATAAACTTTATtcatgatatttaatatacatcaaatgagataattaatagtagattataaaaaaaccaaCTAATTAGCTTTCTAGTCACCTACACTAACAGTAGTCTACCCAACAATTGATATAATTAGGTCAGGATCTAGACGGTGGGATACAACAGTGGTGGGGTATTTTCTGGGTCGTAGGTTGTACTTTTATCAGCTTAATGCATTTGTCCTATCCATTTGGCCGGCAATTCGGGAGGTatcaattacattttttctttttccaatttaaCAAGATCCATGCTATGGAGGAGGTAATTGAGTGGGGTTTTGGTTATTTCAAGGCCAACCAATTGTTTGCAATAGTTGGAATCGGGTATGACTCTTAGGAAACATTGTCATACGCAAGTTCCTATATGAATTAAGCTTAAGCACTTTCTAGTGGAGCTATAGATGGATGATGGGTTAAGTATTGTGGCAAGTGGTGTTGGTAGGCCAATGTATCCATATGTTATTACGCATACATATTCGCGTTAAATTATGCaagggtatttgtaatgttGGATAATGATGCTATCTTACCTGAGCATTTGGTTGTCATGGCACCGAGTTGATGTGGAGTAAGAATGGATCCCTAGTAAGTGCATTAAATGTAAAACTTCGGATCATGCCCAGGCGAATTTTTCCATTGTACAAGTTGCAAGGGAAGCAACTTGTTAATGTGTATGTTGCAAAGAATATCCAAATGTAGAAGTCAATTGGGGTTGACAAAATTGACGACATAGCACCCTATAGTCACGGAGGGGTGACTAGCAAGGGCCACATGGCATGAAAAGCGAACACTGTAGGAGAGGTTCCTAAAGCACAAAAATTGGAGGATCCACATGGTCCTGACCTTGCATGTTCAAGCCAGCTAGATAAGGGGAAAAACAACCATTTCCAGCTTCTTAAGCTAAATACTAAAGTAGGTGAATCCTCAAGGGGTCCTAAACAAAGTAACCCCATGGAAGATGAGTCATGATACCAACCAATTGCTGGAACATCAGGGACTCGACGGAGGagtttaaattgaaattttgtggTCTACTAGAAACTCCAGTTTTAGCTACTAATAAAAGGACTATGCAGGAGTCTGTAATGCACAATTGGACTGGTTTACTGATTATGGAGACGTAGGCAATTgtatttgggttgaatgggaCGCAAATGAAGCGAGGGTAGAAACCTTGGTCCTACATGAACAGTTGGTTCAATCTAGAGTAACATTTCTTAGTATGCAAACCACATGTGTGATAGGAGTACTCTATGGGACAATGAAGCAGGGGCATGCAAAGAGCTATGACCACTTATTCTCCAGTTGGCTAAAAGTATTGATGATATGCCTTAGGTGCTTTTAGGGAATTTCAATACAGTTTTGGACCAAAGAGAAATTTGTGGTCAACATTCTGCATCTAGTCTCGCCATGATTTCAAGATTGTGTTGTTGGAGCAAGCCTTGTAACTCTTCCTGTTAAGGGTCTCTTGTTTACATGGTTTAATCAAAGTGAAACACCAAGAAGCTTGTGGAAAAGATTAGATAGAGCTTTTCTAAATGATGCTTGGTTGAGTTGGTGGGCTGATATCTATTATGTAAGATCACATTTAAGAACATCTTATCACTATCCCATTATTATGCAAGGGGGGAATTACTGTGAGGGCTATCTATGTTtagatttgatattttttttggcaaagACTTTGGGTTTTATTCAAGAAATTGGAAAGATCTAGCAACATCCATTTCATGGCATTGCCATATATGGGATAGTTAAGAAACTCCAGTTGTTGAAGCCCACGTTTAGAGCATTACAGAAGGGGAATGGGGATGTCCAAATGGTTGCTGCCATCCATGGTACCGCACAGGAATTGGTGTACAAGTTCAAACAAAATTCACTCCTTCATTATCTGGTTAAACTTTTTCAGATGATTTACAATAATGTTGTTGTCCAAAACAGTTTATGCTCAAGCAAAGAACGAAAATGCATTGGCTTAAGGTTGTGGACTAGGAGCAAATCACCCTTGAAGCAAACCTTTGGGAAACCCAACACCTTAGGGATATTGATAAAATGAGCTATCAAACTGAGCGAGTACAACATCTCTTACCTACTTCAAACTACCATTAAGGCTCAGGCCTTAGTTGATTTCATCTTTGAAATGACAAATCCCTCTCTCGGCAAGGATGTGTGGTTTCTACACATGGACGGGTCAACCACCCTCCAAGGACTGGACCAGAATAGTTATCACCTACCACAAATGggataatatgaaatttacaGTTAAATTTGACTTTAAATCCTCAAACAATAAGGCTGATCACAAAGCCCTCGTGTTGGGATTGAGAAAAAGCTTGGGAGGAAGGAGCAAAGCACCTCATAGTATACTCAGACTCTCCACTCATAGATAAACAGATTGAAGGAGCCTATGAGGCTAAGGAGGCTAAGGAGGATAAGATGATTTAATACCTATGGAGGACTAAAAATCAAGATTCGAGAGTTTCCAACTCATTCAAACCCTTTGAGATGAAAATACCAATGCCGACCACTTGTCTAAAACCAGTGCACTGAATGATTGCAGAACCAGGTGGATTACCATACAATATTGCTCTAGTCCGAGAGCCCCCTTGGAGAACTAagtgttagaataggtgaccagaaAACTAATTAGATTGATTGTTTTCAATTCgtcaatttttatcaaattaatattgattagatgaatAGATTAAGTATTCACCAATAGctcatgtgtttgttgttctTACTACTTACGGCGAACGATGTTTTAATGTCATAATAGAAAGACCAAAAGGTTAAACCTGTAGAGTTGGGATGCGCAAAGGttggcagctatgaaaccaacctCTAAGAGTCgattgaaatgttccaagtcaagAGCCTTGAGGCAgagcatcgagagtcctatagagacttgcactaagtattatAGCGTCGTATTTCATTGATGGAAGACATAGGTCgtctaaaaaattttagtggattagtcaGTAAAGTAGTcgactgactgaactgactcgcaggaatcgtcatatgaaaaCCTTAAGGGCTTGATTGGTACGACTGAAATTTTCGATTTCGGTAGTGCAGGATTACTCGTcggacttgagaaatcatggaAGTTGCAGGCATATGAAGACTGTATCTAGGGTCTGGGAAGCGGTGACTGTGTCACAAGACATTATTATCATAAGTCTTGTCCAATGCAGTTGGAATATGAGCaaggatggtggatttcaagaaagGATCTACCCCGTATCAGTATGTGATAGTGAGATCTCCTATGCGCTATGAGATAGTTAGACTCTCAAAGTCTTTAACCAAAGCAATTGATCGATTAGGGACTGAGAACCAACCCCCAAGTCCATGCCCTATACTAAGGCTGGAACATGATTGATAGTAAGACCTTACCAGTATGAAAGTCGAATGTTcatgccaacattcacctagtctctagtgtcatggaccattgctagatggtcacccatggtaacgggcattttttgttatggtataactataaataattaataaaattgaatttaattaattttgttggtcACAAACTCAattctagctgagggtgaaagTAAAGAGTCATACACAAATCATAATGAAagtgattaaattaatctagaattaattctgaaaaaaatgaattaattaattggattaaattaattggagaagaataaataattggatcatttatttgtgataattcattggatggatagctcaagaatttaattgattggattttcaaaaaatcTTTGGCTTagccttttaaattaattgaattaatttaaaataggcttgacctaattaatttttagattggattcattaattaattagtagatCAGCGTGTCTAATTAATGGATTGGATCCATTAAATAGTGGAGATgtgcttaaattaattagttggactaattaattggatgaaattttcacatgattttttattgaaaacttcatttaattggattaaacaATAAACCCAATAGATTATTATTGGGTTTGATTTGttggataaattaaaacaagtccTGTCCAAATATTAGGtgtgtgaaaatttaaaagcCTAAGTCTTTTAAACACACTACAACACTATGTCACAAAAACTCTCTCTTTCCATATCAAGCACCATAAGCCAcacaatttcctttttttttctccatggTTTTGAGTTCTCCTTGAAGTATAGTCAAGTTATGAACGAGTAGAAATCGATTATGCTAATCTATTGAgcaaaatgattttgatttcttccaCCTGGTCTAATCCTTTCTAGCAAGAGGGTTAGATCCATCTTCCAATGGAGTGGACTAGTTTTAGACAGGTTCGACACTTGGTGCACATAAAATGCGAAAAgcatacaaaataaatgagCGTTTGTTAGTGGCAAAGGGTGTAGGAAAGGCGAACTGAGGGGCTGGGTACAAGCCATCCTAACTTGTTGCGGAGGGCTCCTCCCAGAAAATCAATGGGAGATAGCCTAGCTTAAAGCCCAAGCCACTCAATTCCTAGTAATTGGtaataaactttataaaaatttgttcaCACACCCTTTGCTGCGATGCCTATCTTGGGAAGGACTACACATCCTAAAGGAAACTCACAATGGATGTTATGTGGCCCAACTAGCCTCAGTAGGCAAGGCCCTGTGAGCTAGCTATTCTTGGTCTACTGTCAGACAAGTGTAAGGATACTAGTGCACAATTTTGATCAATGCCAAAAGTGTTCCTCTCTTATTCGCCAGTCAGCAGAACCTCTTCCTAGTGGGGGATGGACATTGTAAGGTTATTTTATTAACCTCTGGCAAGCGGAAATTCCTATTGGTCGCCATTGATAATTCACCAATAGGTGAAGGCGGAACCCCTCTCCTGGATCGAATGAGAGATCATGAAATTCAtacgaaaaaatataatatgtcaTTTTGCCATCCTCGGGAagattatttcatataatgcTTGACATTTCTTGGATCTGAGGTTTGGTTTTGTCCAACAAATAAGTCACTTTGTTAGTCAAacttcactaaatttgttgatattaacaaaaaatcagaagaaaaaaaatctatattaacccCAAATTGACTCATTGctaacttattgtaggtcaaataattttttaatgactAAGTTATACTCATACgttttcacacattaatgcatatgaaaaGGTATATTCTCACCGGTATACAGGTGTTAGTctgcaaaaaattatttgacctgtaataagttagtaatcagtcaatcgagggtaaataccaatttttatttaatttttttattaaaatcagcaaattcaattaattttgactaacgaggggacttatttgttaaacggaaacaaactttagaGGTGctagacataattttttaaaccatataaggtttacatgtaattccactaaaattcaaaaaaaaaaatataattatcctttattattattttgcaattgtattttcaaattttcacttctactttatttataaatattttttataatttatttttattataaaaatagaagttaTTACACACATCCCTCACATCAAGAAAGAGTTGTACATCGAGTGgagcaaaaacaaaataatttctcatcATGGGGACTGTTCTATCCCACTCCCAAAAATTGACGGCTGGGATCTAAAAGAGGCACTGTGCAAATCAAAGCATTTTGTCTCTGTCTGTCATAAGATAAGCCGCGGGATGCCCTACGATCACTATCCGCAGATGCAAATTGCTACTGGCAGAGCAACTTTAGTGTATATGGTCAATCCTGTCCTCGGCACCCTACTTCCCAAGAAAGGCTCTATAAATAAATGCCTAAgtaatgaattttttggaatatCATGAAATGTtgaataattatgacaaatggCAATAATTCAAATGGTAGGTATATAAGGAgatgattattttaaaattcatctaTTATTGGTCTACAACTAAGAAGtgaatttcatataaaataaagtttacgTGTTTTTAACTCtttattagattatttttacatattttttcgTCCTAGCTTTTGTCTCTAAGTTTTGCTCGACTCGACATCCAAGATCTTGCtcttaaaatacatatttctTGCTCTAGACATACTAAATTCAGTTCGGTGATACTTCTCAACAACTATGTaagattttgattatattcagCTAGCATAATGGGTTGTTGGTGTTTATTCGAGGAGTAACTCGATGTAAACTAATTAACTTTCTCTGTTTTAATTTCGATATTTACAATGATGGagacaataaattatattcacaCTCCTTGAAGTCTTGtctaattacaaatacatttatattaaattaaaattgataattacatCTCTTgagttttgtaaaatattactcacttaatataaaaaaaaagtataaaaatactGAAATACTGCCCTCGtctgatataaaaaaaaaaagaaaaaagcattaaaatattaaaaaaaagataataatatttgtaataatttgtttctttttacttaTCACTGGCAATCTTTACTTTAAAGTAGTGCAATAATGACAAAGTAATTAGTGATGTCTTACCTCGAATTTGGTCCAAATGGCATATTACCCCTCTATGTTTTCAAAAGTCAACTaaaaatttcttgtattttgaaaatagataaaaaaataattattttcttagaaatagataaaaagaaattttctctatttttttaaaaaaaattccaccgaacaagaaagatataaaatattcaaattacaggcaaaaaattataaaaaataaatttgaaatatcacatataaaattcattataacCCTACATGGTGGAGTAACATTTAAGATGGAACCATTCTCAAGTAGTGGTAATTGTGTTTCTCAATTTAATAGGACtgcattttaaatttgacaaaatgtGAATGAGTATGTTCAAAAATTTATCTGaatgaaaatcacaagggcaaATCAGTCCTACCAGAAAGATTCCTCTGGCAATAGCATTTCGAGTTCTAAGATAAACACAAACACCTCTCTCCTAAAAAGAGAAGTCGTCTCAAACAAAAAGGGACAAAATCAAAAGCTGCAAATATTGACATCACATCAAAAtacagaaaaggaaaattcagTATATAACAAATCCATGGAAATGGACTACACAAGACAACCCATTTCAGCTGGATAGAGTATCTGTAAGTTCTCGCGACTCTTTCGCCCCTGAAGTTTTAATTTGTTCCACTTCCCTTTTCCGCAattgtgtatttttctgtGCTTCTTGATTCCTTTGTTGATATGTGATGAGCTGAAGATTGTCTTTTGAGAGATGGGTTTCCACTGAATTTTGATGGGTTGGCTTGTTTTGATTTTGCGATTCATAATTGTTGTGAAAGATTATTGAGAAATATGGGATTAGCTTTTTCTGGCCCTGATTGAATcagcataaaaataattttgttttattttttaagtttctttGTGTAGATAAAAATCTCACTGAAATTAAAACACTTGGTAGGGTTGGTAAATCAGGGTAATTATTCAAGAATGTGAGAAGCTTTGACTTTGACTGTATGAATAAGGGCTcttgatattggatatctgTTATTGGAActgaacttttctttttattttattttttttagtttctttgGAGTTTTGAAATCCAAGGGCCAAATTCTTTCTCAAAGTGTTTTCAATCAGACCATATTTATGGTTATTCGTCTACTTCGGTTATTGATAGTtggttttgaatttgatgattgatgattATTGACTCATTGTTACTTATAGCAATAATGTGTTTGATCTCTTTACTTGAGAAAAGAATTAGAGAGttattagattttcatttgGAAAATGGAAAAGGAGTATGTTGTGTTATTCTGCAAGTTCACATGATTGATGGATTCTAATCCTTATCAAATCCTTTAGTTCTAATTTTAAACTATCTTTTATCAAATTCATTCATGTGAAATCCTTTATCCAAACCCTCCGTTCAATTCCAAATCATTCAATCCAAATGTAGCCCAAAAGACTTTGAAATCCGTGAACTTTGAGTGTTGATTGTGAAGTTTTTGTTTGGAAATAAGTACCAGAATGCTAGCTAAGGACTTCTTTCTGAGTTGGCTTTGCAGGTATCTTGTTTTGCGCTAGAGTGGGCATAATTCTGCAAGATTAGCTTATTGCTGGATGTGTGATCTATGTTCAAGTAAGATGTACTTCAAACTGTTTTACTTCCTCGTTTTGATCTTACAAGACTGTTCAGCAAGAGTGTATTTTCTTTCTGGGGAGATAGTGTTCGGTTGgttgaaagaaataaaattgaatactGCTTTTAGGTGATGTCCAGTTCCTCGCTCTATGTATTGCcgaatttcatatataaaatatcatggGATCATCTGGAGTTGTTAAGACAATACAATGCATTCCCGGAAAATATTTCCAATTCTTATCCAGGTTCACATGGTACCAGACTTTGTTTCGCATGTTTTGACAGTGAAAGTAGAGTACCGCTTGAGCTTCTGAACAACAGGACATATATGTCTTCCTTTGGGCCAACACATTGATCCACCTTTTGGATATCCTTATTTGCTTCCTTATGTTCCTCaactttgatatattaatcCATAAATCTCATCACAGGAAAAAAAGGTTACATAAGGCTTCTGTTTATGCCACTCCCTGTTAATTATTACTCTCATCAGTGGAAAGCCAATTTGTTTGTGCAATATGTGAAATGCCAGTAACGATGGACATGTGAGCTTTTGACTTTTTATCTAGCACATTTCTTAAACTTCTCCAACTTTCTAACTCTTTTTTTCCAATGAATTTGCCCTGTTTTcttagaatataaaaattgatattactaTAGTGATTTCTTGTATTTCAAGAGTGTTGTCCTATGCAGAGATTTACCTGAAAACATTTCGATCTCTTGCTTTCTTTTGTCCTTGTAATTGAAACACATTTTTTCCATTGGTTTATCCAGTGATGAGGAGCCAGTTCCCTTCAAAAAGATGAATGATTTTTCCACGGTTGATGGTTTCGTGGAAATATCTGAAGATTTGGCAGACATGATTAAATTTGTGGCAAACGAACCCTCTGTGGGGCTTTTCTATATTCAGCAGCACACCCAGAACGCAGCGCCAAACGTTATCAATCTTAAGAATAATGTTGTTGAAAAATCCCATGAGACAACCTTGCACACAGAAGATCTTGAGGATTCTATTACAATGGTGAGATCAATGAAAGAATGCGGCTTACCAATTGCTGATGAAATGATTGGAGAAATTAAGAGATCCCTTTCCGTCATATCCTCAACACAACCAAAAAGAGGATTAATATATAACTCCAGAACAGGCTTTCTTGGACGAACGAGCTCCTGGTCCCCAGCCACATGGGGTCGTAATGCAGTTCATTCACGGCAGGATAATGATAAGAGTACTGGTTACCTATCCAGTGTTTTGAAATCAGCAAAGCAAACAGCTAACAGTTTCAAGTGGCCTGAAGTAGAACCAAGAGAAGCATATCAATCAAAAGGCGAGAACGTTTCCTCTGATCATGCTCCTCCATTCCTGAGTGCAATTGGTGGTCCTACTCCACCTACACCAGAGGCAGAGACAGAAGATTTGCCATTGTCAAGTGAAGTGGGAAGAGAACTCCAAGAAGAATCCCAACTTAGTAAAAGTATGTCTCATCAACAATTTTTCTCCCTATACGAGAACTACGATGAGTTTAAGGCTGATCAAGAAGCAAAACTGGAAGAATGGTTAGGAGAGACAGGCAACGACAAGGATCGTGCAGGAAAAAATATTGCCAGATGAGCTTCAACTCGACTGGACCTGGTTCCATGATAAccaattttctgtaaatgaCACGTGAACCTTTGTATCATGAGAAAGAGAGGATTGGAAAGAGAAGTGTTTACTTAGTCcataattccttttttttttccggtTGCCATAATTACTTCAATCTTGGTGTATGTACCTTCTAATAAAGATCTGCAGTTGGTTTGTGGCGTTATCTCAAGCATTCTTGTTCTTCCTAAACACTCCTTGTTCTCTCTTGCGATCCCCAGGGTAAAGATAAGAGGAAAACTTTAAAAGCAAATGCAAGTTGCCCTGGTGCGTAGGTTAAGGATGACCAGCTGAATAAGTTTGTTCAATCTTAGACAAGGAAATAATGGTAAAAATCATTACTTATATTaccatgtaaattttttatttgagatcATAGTAATCAAAGTTTACCCAATTGTATCTTTCTGCAGATTAAcccaaaagaaatatttttcttacattCTTGTCTAACTACGATCGCTATTCTCTCATAATAGATGTTGCTTTGA
The nucleotide sequence above comes from Sesamum indicum cultivar Zhongzhi No. 13 linkage group LG11, S_indicum_v1.0, whole genome shotgun sequence. Encoded proteins:
- the LOC105174188 gene encoding uncharacterized protein LOC105174188 codes for the protein MFNDEEPVPFKKMNDFSTVDGFVEISEDLADMIKFVANEPSVGLFYIQQHTQNAAPNVINLKNNVVEKSHETTLHTEDLEDSITMVRSMKECGLPIADEMIGEIKRSLSVISSTQPKRGLIYNSRTGFLGRTSSWSPATWGRNAVHSRQDNDKSTGYLSSVLKSAKQTANSFKWPEVEPREAYQSKGENVSSDHAPPFLSAIGGPTPPTPEAETEDLPLSSEVGRELQEESQLSKSMSHQQFFSLYENYDEFKADQEAKLEEWLGETGNDKDRAGKNIAR